The Platichthys flesus chromosome 5, fPlaFle2.1, whole genome shotgun sequence genome contains the following window.
actgattctctttatatacagtcactgatcatctttatatacaatcactgatcctctttatatacagtcaatgatcatatttatatacagtcactgatcatctttatatacagtcactaatcctctttatatacagtcactgattctctttatatacagtcactgattctctttatatacagtcactgatcatctgtatataaagtcactgatcctctttatatacattcactgatcatctttatatacagtcactggtcatctttatatacattcactgatcatctttatatacagtcactggtcatctttatatacagtcactgatcatctttatatacagtcactggtcatctttatatacagtcactgatcctctttatatccagtcactgatcatctttatatacagtcactgatcatctttatatacagtcactggtcatctttatatacagtcactgatcatctttatatacagtcactgatcatctttatatacagtcactgatcatctttatatacagtcactgatcatctttatatacagtcactgatcatctttatatacagtcactggtcatctttatatacagtcactgatcatctttatatacagtcacaatcatctttatatacagccacTGATGGTCTTTATAGTCACCACTGTGTGGTTAGCGTGGTTGgtgtggtggttgtcggaggtCATGTGACTCACTGTAGAGCAGCTCCAGTCGGATCAAACAACCAATGAAAGAGTCGAAGTCGATGGCGTAGCTCGTGTCAGAGAATCGACCGACGATCTCCTGGATCACTTCACTGTTCACCTGGAAACCTGCAAACACCTGTGTTGTTAGTTCCACAGTCACATGGTTCAGTGGTTTCTCTTCTTGGATCATGTGACACATGGAGGCGTGAACAGCTGCATGTTACCATGGTGATGACACGCCTTAAAATGACACTGAAGTACTGACTTCAGACCAGctgctctgacctctgacctcacacaGGAAACCCAACTGTAAGACGTTAGACGGTCAGTGTGCAGTGATACTGAGGATCCACCAGGGGGAGCTCTTTACTGGGACTGTTGGAACCAGGCAGTGCCTCCATCCTTCACTCATGGGGAAATTCTCCATGTCCAAGACTTTagaaacattaatttaaaagaaCCTGGAGCTTCTGGTTCAACAAACTCTGAACCTCATGAACCCGTACGGGCCGTTTAGCACCGTGCAAAAATCCATGTGGGCAGAACTAGAAACATCTGTAACTCATTAACAGGTGAAGAGAACATTATCATAAACCTTGTTTTAGAGTCTAAGATGTACAGAACCCTCTTGTGGATTCATGTTCGGACATCGAGAGCTTCAACGACAAAATCCTGAACCACTTCAACACCTCTATGATGTCTTGAAGTTCTCCTGAAGTTTGAGAACGAGTCAGGGAACCTTCTCGAGCAGAGCCAGACCCCTGCAGAACCCTGATTTGAACCTGGTCCCCCACTGCCACCAACATCCTGAACCCTGAGAGGAACCTCGATTTGACCTCATGGTTTTCCTCGTTGATTAGAAATCAGTGTACGATCATGATTGTGACCTCATTAAAGACGGGATCTCACCAGCTTCAGCCAGCGCCGCTCTCATCTCATGACTGCTCATCGAACCAGAACCGTCCGAGTCGTGAGCCTTGAACACCtcctgaggaagaagaaggtcaTGAAGGAGACGTGTGAATTTTAAATACACAGACTTCGTTCTGTAGGATTTGAAGCTCTCAGAGACTTGAGCCTAATATCAATAGATTTCCAGTGAAGTTCTGCATCACATTTATTTACCTGAAGTGACCGACTCATTTGGAACAGCTCTCATCAACACATCGTATTTATCTGACAACATGACTCTGAAGACTCAGAACTTCATTCAGCAAAATGTCCTTACCATGTATCCCTGGATCTTTGTCCACAGAGTGTGAAACTCCACCAGACCCAGTGTGGTGCTACCGTCCATCTGAAGACCAGTTAAAGGTCCTGTTCTGAGAGTTCACACATTCTACTACTGCAAACACAACTGAGTCAAAATCTACAGTTCAACAAAGGGATTAAATCACAGATTGAAAGATACGTCCATCAGGCTGATGATGCTGCGACACGTCTGCAGAGTGAATCCGTCAGTTTTCATATCAGATCCTTCAGACAAGCAACAGAAGAGTTATACAAACAACCTTAACACAACgtctgaacctgaacacaacatctgaacctgaacacaacatctgaacctgaacacaacatctGCCTTATTTAAATAACCAGAGACTCATGAAAGCTGTGGTGGAAGTTCGTACTCTGGGCGATCACTTTGTCCAGAATCTGTTGGAGCTCGAAGGCTGAGATTTGTGAGTCCTGGTGAAGCAGAAGAGAATCAGACTTCAGAAgttttatatgaatatgaagtGAAGTGGTGAAGTTATGATATTAAATTACACGTCTTTACATTTCCTGAGATTTGGACAAAGAGATGTTTGAAGTGCGGGTCCACGTCCTTCTGTCCGACATCCGGCTGGAACATAAAGTATCATTTAGATTGAAATATCGTAGATTAAGAAACGtcagggtttttatattttactaaaGGAACTGAGTCAGACAAGTCTTTTCTCACAGTTTGGGTCAAAACAGAAAGTTTCTATGAATAAAGATCTTAAACCTCATTGATGCTGACGTCTACGTCCTCCTCCATCGGTCtgaaacagcagagacaagTCGTCAGTCCCTGCAGGAGACCCAGCCCACGGGACATGTCCTCGTGTCTCACCTGCTGTGAGCCTCTTTCTCCGTGAACGCCCTCAGGACGAAGCTTCCTTTGCGATGCGGCTCGAACGTGGACGGGACGATGACGTATTCCCCCGGCTGCAGTTTGAAGCGGTCACACACTTCCCTCAAGTTGATGAAGTTCTTACTGCGCGCCACCGCCTCCATCCTCAGCAGGACGTCCGGGCCCAGGTGGATGTTACTGCGACCTTTAAACtgaccacagaagaagaaacatcacCACACCTGGGAGAATTAGACCTGTGGGTCGTCAGAGTCCTGACGTCCTGACATGTCAACAAGTCAACACGTTAACATGTCAACAAGTCAACACgttaacatgtcaacatgtccaCACGTccacatgtcaacatgtcaacacgTCAACACGTCAACACGTCCACacgtcaacatgtcaacatgtcaacacgTCAACACGTCCACACGTCAACATGTCAACACGTCAACACGTCCACACGTCAACATGTCAACACGTCAACACGTCCACAcgtcaacatgtcaacacatcaacatgtcaacatgtcaacatgtcaacatgtcaacacgTCCACACGTCAACACGTCCACacgtcaacatgtcaacaagtCAACacgtcaacatgtcaacatgtcaacatgtcaacatgtcaacacgTCAACACGTCCACACGTCAACATGTCAACACGTCCACacgtcaacatgtcaacaagtcaacatgtcaacatgtcaacacatccacacgtcaacatgtcaacaactCAACACGTCAACAAGTCAACacgtcaacatgtcaacatgtcaacatgtcaccACGTCAACACGTCCACACGTCAACACATCAGCTGCATCATACACTGTAAAATGTGGTTAGTAATCTCTATGAATACAGTAATCAGGTATATGTACTTAGTTACTCTGTACCACAGGTGAACACAGtgacaacttcctgtttgtttctcaccTCATCAGGaacctgagaaaacacaaaacacacaaagatcaaTTACGGTAGTacaaactgagtgtgtgtctgtgtgcatgtgagtctttgtgtgtgtgcacctgatAGATGGCGAAACCGATGGTGTTGAGGTCTCGTCCAAAGCGTCTCTCTCTGCGAGCGTCCTTCTGCATCAGTCCGATCAGGGCGGTGCAGCCGTCCTCGCCCTCGTCAGGGTCATCGTCCACGTCCTCCAGTCGGATGAAGAACTGAGGGTTTGAGCAGAAAGTGGCTGCGGAGAGAAAATCAGGTCAGGTTTGGAACAGATCGttcacgtgttcctgacatgttcctctgcatgttcctgacatgttcctgacaggttcctgacatgttcctgacatgttcctgacatgttcctgacaggTTCCTctgcatgttcctgacatgttcctgacaggTTCCTctgcatgttcctgacatgttcctgacatgttcctgacatgttcctgacaggTTCCTctgcatgttcctgacatgttcctgacaggTTCCTCTGCATGTTCCTGacaggttcctgacatgttcctgacatgttcctgacatgttcctgacatgttcctgacaggTTTCTCTGCATGTTCCTGacaggttcctgacatgttcctgacatgttcctgacatgttcctgacaggTTTCTctgcatgttcctgacatgttcctgacaggTTCCTctgcatgttcctgacatgttcctaaCCTGACGGTTTTAGTTATTAATTTAGTCCTAAATcagtcaaaacaacaacaaggtgGATCGATTATTTAAAGGTCAGAGGTGATGAAGACGAGCTGAGCAGAGAAGATGGACGGTTGTGCTCAATCTGTGAACttcattcttttcttcttttaaatcttttaaaaactaacttattattttttatgtatGCGATGAGCAGCCGGAGTGGGTCGTTAGTACCGGGGTAGTTCCTGCAGCCGCCAGCGGTGGAGCCGACTCTCCACACGCCTTCAAACTCAGAACAGTTCCATCGACCGCCCTGGTTGCTCGTCAGCGTGTCAGGTGTCAGGTTGCAGATGTCGAGGAGTGAGAACTGACTCAGGAAGTCTGTGTAGGACAtcctgcagacagagaggatgaagaagatgagtgtgaggatgaagatgagaaaGCTTGTGTCTGTCCTTACCAGAACTCTCCATCTTCCGCACAATGATCcaacttcctcttctcctcgggCTGAACTCCGTCCCACTTCTCCGACCTGACGAAccaaaaaacacatcttcagtTTGACCAATCAACagactgaggacacactgatggacggatggatgtgAAGGACACGTGGACAGATGGATGTGACGTGGTGAACTTACTCGTCGCTCCAGGCTCCGGTCCACTCCACCTGACCCCATGGGTTCCTGatcctcagcagctccacaggAGAACCACGGTAAAGAACCTGCAGAACCAGTGACGTGTAATGAGCCCACTGCCAGTTTCAGATGGTTTATGATGGTTTCCCATAAGCCCTCACCCGCTCAGCTGCAGTGATTGAGTAggcgtgacctttgaccagctTCTGACCGGTGATCGCCTCCGAATCGTACGAGCTGGAAATCTGACAAACGTCAACATGGAGGATGGTCAACGATCACATGACTTCACAGATGTGATGATGTCAGAGGCTAGAGCGTGATGTCAGAGATTTAAGTCAATGTTTACTAACAAGTTATTTATTCAGTTCAAGTTATTCAGACTGAACGAGCTGATCAACATGAAGCTGATGAGCACGATTCGTCTGGTTGAATGTTAGCTAACAGTTAGCTCAGGTCAATACAAGGAGTCGcacaatgttttctttatttcgGTGGATTCATCGGACTCCTGTTGGCCAATCAGAAACAGCGATTATAGTTCCTCGAGTGTTTAGGTTTGTCAGTGTGTCGTGTTTGAGCGAAGATTTGAACGTTTACGTCGATAGAGCAGCCGAGCAGCGAGCCGAGCTTCAGAGCTTTCCACATGATGTTGAACAAAGAGGGCGGAGCCTCCTTCAGGACATAGCTCTCTGCGATTCCGCCGGTAAAATCCTCGAAGCCCTCGATACTCGAACCTCCGGTCAGAGCCTCGTACGAACTGTTCACCCTGCGGGAGGAGACGCAGGAGTACGAACATCAGTACTGAGGGTTTGACGCTAGTTCATGAACAAAAGAAACGTTAAACCTGCTAAGGCGTAGAAAAAGGAGTTTTTATCCAGATTTATCTGGAAAACAGGAGTTAGGAGTTAACTTCACGGTGGCCTCCTCCTTCGTTCACGATGTGTCTCTTTAATCTGACTGTCCCACTCGTCTTCCATCGTTTTCCTCAGAACAAATTTCACCAACTATGACAGAACAAAGTGGATCAAGCTGCTCCGAGCAGATCGGTGAACATGACGAGTACAACAAGCGATAAGGAGATCATAGTTCCCTTGAGTtgaatatgtttataaatatttCAGCCGAGTTAAACTGCAGGAGAAGCTTACAACTTCAAACTGAAGCTGAAGAATCTTCAAATTTAAAGCTGTTTTGAAAACTTTGATGTGGTTGTGCTGATGATGTTAAATAAACCGTGGATTCCTGCAGGTGAGTTACACAACGTGAGTTACACAACGTGAGTTACAACAGCTGAGTTACACAAGGTGAGTTAAGGTGATTCGAATCAGCTCCTGTTTATTTTCCAGGTGCGTCGACACCGACTGTTTGTTGAGTAAACACTGCTCCACCTTCTGCTGGTTACCACCGAGCTCTGCCCGACTCTCCCAGTCACTCCTCAGTGATTGTCTGACTCCACCCACCCTGTGTTGTGACGGACAGGAACCAATCCAGCCAAGTGTCACTGCCAGCCCTCACgataaatctatttatttattaagattaagattaagattcatttattcatcccaaacacatgcacagacacactcatgcaggtagggaaatttaatctctgcttttgacccatctggtgcaggacacacagagcagtgagcgaccatgtacggcgctcggggagcagatgttgggggagtaaggtgccttgctcaggggcactagacagggtagggagactcttggatttttggacagatcaatccaggttcgtcttttgttgtctctctgtggagtcgaaccagagaccttctctgcccatagtccaagtctCTGCCACTATACCACCGCCGTaaatcatagactgtttataaaagtgaagccaatgcagagGTGCTTCTGTCTTCTGtgtaatgaccagcagggggcgattccactggtagtttctatagaagtctgtGAGAAAATGATTctacttctcactttataacgtcGGTGAACATTAAGGAGTTTATGTGTCAATCTGTAGTTTGCATTTTGGCCTGGATACCAGactttgattgacagctagtactgTCCAATGGGTGCATGAGGCAGGTGTGAGTGCTCGAGCTTTCAGTTAGGCTCCACCCCCtactcctccaaatatggttaatTCTGGTtcaaaaaccaagatggcgctgaaCACGGTGTCAAACTGAGGCTTCAGAACAGAAGTTTATTATTTTCGTGGctagtttgattgtttattgtttatctgTCTCTTACTTGGCGTAGGCCTTCTCCAGCAGGGGGCTCCAGAATTCCCGTCCCTCAGCTGAGTGGACAAACAGCAGTTTCCCGTCTCTTGTTGGCAGCCGGTCGTCCACCACCACGTCCACCCACTCCCCGTACTGCCACAGCTGCATGAACAGGAAACCAGAGGTCACTCAAGGTCTTCATCGCGGAGCCGCCTGCTCATcgtcacagaagaagaaatcaagTTCGTGAACACGAGCAAAtcccagtttgtgtttgacCTGGAAGTGGAAGATGCCGGCGTACTGAGACGTGAAGCTCTGAGCGGGAGGTACCACTCTGCTCAGAATCTGAGGGTCCAGAGTCAGAGAGGCGATGGCGGCCAACAGCCAGCAGTCACCTGACAGACAGAAAGCAGGTGAGGGTGTTCCTGTACGTATACCTTTGTGGGGACCATTTCAGGCCTACAGAGTGGGGACATGTTGACTGGTcctcactaaccctaaccctccaacaaagggctgtttgagggttaagacttgctCTAGGTTAAAGTTAGGTATGTATGTATTATGCCTAttagtgtcctcactaagatagaagtacaaacgaGTGTGTGTTCTTACCCAGAGCTCCCTGACATATGTCCGTCCTTTTCGCTCCATCAACAATAAACCGAGGATCAGAACACAGCTCCTGATTGGACGAGACAGCAGGTGATTAATGATTAATGAGGAAGTAAATACGCAGGATTATTCAGTGACTCCTCTTTTACTGGTCCATGAGTGAAACCACATCAGAGTCCAGACTGGTGCTGTTTTCTTCAATTGTTAACAAACTTCTTCCTTCTCATTCTTCATATTAACCTCCTCACAGCGCCCCCTACCCTGGAAGACCCTTCCTGCCTCCTGCGTTCAAAGCCCAGTGACTGTAAACAGGTGTGTCCTCCCTGTCCTTCACTCTGAGTCAGTGTGGTGTCTCACATCTGTACAACATCTCTGAGTCATCCTCGTTTTCACCAGAGGTTAGTTTTAGTTTCTTAATGTTTGCGTCCTGTGTAAGAAGctcctcaacccccccccacacacacacacacacacacacacactcactcccagTGAGTCAGTGGAGGATCCTGTGCCGTTCACACTGCTCCTGGATTTAGACTCTATACAGAAGGAGAAAGACAagagaagatccagagaacTATGGAGCTCAGTCTGAAGCAGCTTTAGTGTCCGGGTCACTTTCCtcagccctaaccctaaccctaaccctaaccctaacactaaccctaaccctaaccctaaccctaaccctaaccctaacactaaccctaacactaacactaacactaaccctaaccctaacactaaccctaaccctaacactaacactaaccctaaccctaaccctaaccctaaccctaaccctaaccctaaccctaacactaacactaacactaaccctaaccctaacactaaccctaaccctaacactaaccctaaccctaaccctaacactaaccctaacactaaccctaaccctaaccctaaccctaaccctaacactaaccctaaccctaaccctaaccctaaccctaaccctaacactaaccctaacactaacactaacactaaccctaaccctaacactaaccctaaccctaacactaacactaaccctaaccctaaccctaaccctaaccctaaccctaaccctaacactaaccctaacactaacactaacactaaccctaaccctaacactaaccctaaccctaacactaaccctaaccctaaccctaacactaaccctaacactaaccctaaccctaacactaaccctaaccctaaccctaacactaacactaacactaacactaaccctaaccctaacactaaccctaacactaacactaaccctaaccctaacactaaccctattTTTGTGAATATCTCAATTACACCTTGAGATATCACAAACCTTAATTTGGTCTCAAGGATcacctgattagaatttggtggtcaaaggtcaaggtcacagtgacctcacaaagcaCTTTGGTTTTGCCTTGTGAACCCGAAATATCTGGAACCTTTCACATTTGGCTGAAACCTTCACTGAGACTCAAACCTTCACTGAGACTCAAACCTTCACTGAGACTCAAACCTTCACCGAGACTCAAACCTTCACTGAGACTCAAACCTTCACCGAGACTCAAACCTTCACCGAGACTCAAACCTTCACCGAGACTCAAACCTTCACCGAGACTCAAACCTTCACTGAGACTCAAACCTTCACTGAGACTCAAACCTTCACCGAGACTCAAACCTTCACCGAGACTCAAACCTTCACTGAGACGCAAGGACTTAATGAATTTCAGTGGTGCAATGTTCTGGTTGGTGGAGACATCAAGCTGCAGTGCGAGAgttctctttgtctttatctcttttattttctgtgtttaatcAACATCAATTAACTGTTTGACTCATTGTctgcatgtttctctgtttgtgtttctgtgatttgCGGCTGTGCTCACCGATGGGCGCTTCCACTCCACGCCAATGGTTTTGGAGGAGTAGCGTCCGAGCTGGTTGTATCCCAGAGAGTCCCAGGTGGCAGGGAAGGTGGGGTCACAGAAGAGCTCGCCCGTCTTCAGACATTCGCTGCGTAGCTGCTCAAAGTCCTGCTTGTTGAAGGGGACGGCGTTGGCCCGGCTGCCGACGCCGTGCTCGTCCCGGGCCCTCCTCCTGGCGAGCTCCGCTGCCGTGCTCGTCATCCTGAGTCTAGTCCGGTGAGTGTCTGGAGAATCAGCCGAGAGTCTGCTAGTTACTAGACACTGCTGGTCACCAGTTCAGAGTGAGGCTCAGGTGAGTGCGTGTATTTGTGTAAGGTGGTCAGTTGAGGGGCGGAGCTTGGGAGCAGGTGAAGGAGTGTGATATCAGCTGAGTCagtcagaaaacaaacagtctGATAAACTCTGACCAACACCTGAAAACTTCCTGAGACCGGGTCACACCGGACAccaccagcaggaagtgtgtcagtgctctgtctccccctgctgGCAGTATGAGGCCTAGCTCTGCTCATGTACAAACCTGTGGTgccaggggtcagaggtcaggttcTCTGAGCTCTCAGGTATGTCACTGTGACGTCATCGAGCTCCTACAGCTGTCAGGTAAACAAACCAGTTGTGGAAGAAGCAACCAGTCACTGACGTTCATGTttaaacacagagcagctgattcactgatttattatttcacatCATGACGAGAAGTTATAATAAGAGAACGGCTCTCACAGAAAAGTCTCAAAAGTCTTAAAAGTCTTTAATCACGTTGAGACACAAAGTTTACGAGTTTTAACACGTCGACTCATGTTCAGACACTCAGTCAGCTGGTGTCAGGTCTCTGTCCTGATTGGACGCTGAGACTCGGTCAGTGacgtcagagacaaacaaacttcTGTCCGGACGGTTCATGTtttacatctgtttgtgtttgtgtttgtttctgactgagaggggggggggggtgaccccttccctctctctctcgccataGATGGAGAGACCCTGAACGAGaaagggatagagagagagagagggagagagagagagagagagagacagagaggtagagagagagacagaaagagacagagagagaggtacagggagagagagagagagagagacactgacagacagagagagagacagagacagagaaagaggggagagacagaggggtaagagggagaaagggagtggtagagagagagagatagagagagagacactgacatagggagagagacagagagagagacagagacagacagagaaagagagacagagagagagacagagagagagacagagacagagaaagaggggagagacagaggggtgagagggagaaagggagtggtagagagagacacacagagagagagagagacacagagagagagaggtagagagagagagaaagggagtggtacagagagagagagagaggtagagagagagaaagggagtggtagagagagagagagagaaagggagtggtacagagagagagagagagagacacacagagagagatagagagagagaaaaagagagagagagagagatagagagagagaaaaagagagagagaggtagagagagagagaaagggagtggtagagagagagaaagggagtggtacagagagagagagagatagagagagagaaaaagagagagagagagagaggtagagagagagcgaaagggagtggtagagagagagagagaaagggagtggtacagagagagagagagagagagggagagagacacagagcgagagagagggagagaggctcCTCCTCTGAGGGCGGAGGTCTCACTCTGACTGAAAATCTGTCAAAGTTTGTTCAGAAGAATCTGCGGAGTTTTTCCGTCTCTCGGTCAaactcctctccttcttcttctccttctccttcttctcctcctgctcctgctcctcctcctcatcatgtcCGGTGTGGCCTCCAATCTGGCCAAGCAGCGCGCCCTGGCCGCGGGCTTCGGGACCAACGCGAACGCGGTCCCGTACCTGAACCAGGACTTCGGCTCGCTCCGGGACAAGTGCCGCTCCGCCGGGCGGCTCTTCTGCGACCCGACGTTCGCCGCCGCCCCCGAGGCGCTGGGCTTCAAGGAGCTGGGCCCGAGCTCCCCCAAGACCCGGGGCGTCACCTGGAAGAGACCCACGGTAAGGGCCCGGTCCGGATCAGGATCTGGATTCAGGTCAGGATGggtctgtttgtttggaggAGTGGGTGGGGCTGGAGGGGCGGGGCGgctggaggttgtgtgtgtgtgtgtgtggggctggaggttgtgtgtgttgttgtacttttatgtgtgtgtgtctgtgtgttgttgtacttttatgtgtgtgtgttcttgttcttctgtgtgtgagtgtgttcttgtacttctatgtgtgtgtatatttgttctactgtgtgtgtatgtatgtgtgtgtgtgtgtgtcctgggagtGTGTGAATGAAGAATAAAGTTGTCTTTGTGTCTTGTTCTGTTCAGACGTCAAGTTGTACGTCTGAATCAGAATGTTGAGGGGACACAAACATGCCGTTCAAATTGTGTTGGTGTCGAATGTCAATACAAACATGAAAGTCCACTTGTCTACGTTCACCTGAAgatgtcctgcaggagacacctagtggtgaagtgaCATCTGAGCCCTGAGGACACGAGGACTTGTCTCACACACGAACATgtcaggacattttctggagttcttTCTTCATGAAGCAGGAGACTGTCTGGATCCgccacgtgttagaaacctcgtccacacgtccactcgctctctgggaagcttccacacattgtcctgctgtgttctctcatggactcactctgacaggTTACACTCATTtaaccaggaggctgcaggagagttGTTGTGTCGTTAAAACATCAGTAAAGTTTTTACGATCCTCCTCCTTCCTTGGAGTTTGGTGTTTTGTGAGTTTCCCAGCAGACGGGACGACTTCAGGCTGGAACCTGAGATGTTCTTGGTGTTATCTTCATGCCTGCATCATGGCCGCCTCAGGCAACGTGCGCCTGTCTGTTCAGTTTTGCACATTTTTAGAAACTGGATCTAAGTTGCAGTACTCCCATGAACCCTTAGGGGCAGTGTAAGGGGAGGTACATGTCCACCAGACCATAGCTGCGGTCCAATAGTCCATTTTTCTTAGGAACCGTCTTGACTGAGTGAAATGACCTGAAGTGGTTCAGCAGCCGTAATAAGAGCTGTTTGAATTCTCGTCATGATTAGGAAAGGAGCTTCAATGCTTCCTACCTTATCTCCTTCAGCGGAGGAAACATCCGACCCTCCTtaatgagaggaaacaagaaaCGGCTAACCCACAAATCTCAgtcctgctttgttttttatttcctgtataaagtgaaaacatcttTCTTTAAAGACGTGTAATTCTGTTTTAAACAGGAGAATCTGGAGGCTCCACCCAGTGTGATGTTACATCACAGACATTTGacgtgatgatgtcatcatgattaGCACATATTATTATAATCGATATGATGATGAACATGAAATTTCAGATTTTATCAAATGATACATGAACACAACGGAGATTCCGAATACCAGAGAGATGAGTCACTACACTGAGGATCAGAGGGGCTGAgcagcacacatacacacacgcacacacacacagacagacacacaaacacacacactgtacttttCCTCGTGCAGATGTGTCACTGAGTGTTTCTC
Protein-coding sequences here:
- the LOC133954021 gene encoding calpain-2 catalytic subunit-like, with the translated sequence MTSTAAELARRRARDEHGVGSRANAVPFNKQDFEQLRSECLKTGELFCDPTFPATWDSLGYNQLGRYSSKTIGVEWKRPSELCSDPRFIVDGAKRTDICQGALGDCWLLAAIASLTLDPQILSRVVPPAQSFTSQYAGIFHFQLWQYGEWVDVVVDDRLPTRDGKLLFVHSAEGREFWSPLLEKAYAKVNSSYEALTGGSSIEGFEDFTGGIAESYVLKEAPPSLFNIMWKALKLGSLLGCSIDISSSYDSEAITGQKLVKGHAYSITAAERVLYRGSPVELLRIRNPWGQVEWTGAWSDESEKWDGVQPEEKRKLDHCAEDGEFWMSYTDFLSQFSLLDICNLTPDTLTSNQGGRWNCSEFEGVWRVGSTAGGCRNYPATFCSNPQFFIRLEDVDDDPDEGEDGCTALIGLMQKDARRERRFGRDLNTIGFAIYQVPDEFKGRSNIHLGPDVLLRMEAVARSKNFINLREVCDRFKLQPGEYVIVPSTFEPHRKGSFVLRAFTEKEAHSRPMEEDVDVSINEPDVGQKDVDPHFKHLFVQISGNDSQISAFELQQILDKVIAQRSDMKTDGFTLQTCRSIISLMDMDGSTTLGLVEFHTLWTKIQGYMEVFKAHDSDGSGSMSSHEMRAALAEAGFQVNSEVIQEIVGRFSDTSYAIDFDSFIGCLIRLELLYKMFRTLDLKNQGRIELNLQQWLRLSIN